Below is a window of Dromiciops gliroides isolate mDroGli1 chromosome 5, mDroGli1.pri, whole genome shotgun sequence DNA.
ggATACCTGACCAATCTCTAAGTGCTTCAcaagtgcctgcttcagctgcctttgtggccattggaacaaattattcttatcCACCCATTTAGTTggaaggaagtcttcacatgcttggagtagacatccccctaatttgCTGACAGATTtgaagcctgtcagttaccctccaCCTGGTTTAAATGTTTGATGGAAGAAAAAACTAAGCCAACCTAAATTAAACTGTTACCCCACAAGTCTGAGATGGAacaacttcccctcccccaagcaaTCAGGGGAGTGACTTTTATCCTGGACCCTGAAAAAAAACCTAGACAATAAATAATTGATGCATGATGGAAATAATTCCAACCACCATACTCCCCTTGAACATAAGAGAGTAAGACACTGATTGCCCAGTGGTAGCTCTCCTCCTAATCCCCACAAAGGGTGGGACTCCAATCAAGCCAAGATGAAGAATTGGGCTTCCAGATCTGCCTGGAAGTCCCTGTGATAGTACGATGTTACAGAGGCAATCTTTTGTTTTACACATGAAAATAATCTGAAGTTATTGATTTCTGTTTTAAGAAATCTTTAAACACAATTTAAAACAATCTAAATTTCTATTCATGATAAAAAGGACTTCTCTCCTGGGGAACACAATAAATATGTCCACTACATAAATGGTAAGTAGAAAACTTTACCTATTCTATAAATTTCTGGAGTTTTTTTGATAATTATGTCAGAAAAATAGTTGAAAAGtaagtaaaaaatatttaatttttccccatgGGAGAAGTCTATGGCAAAATCATTGTGAAACccaaatatatagaaagatacTGAATATTGTATCTGTCCTATAAAACCCTTACTTTGACCATTTTAATTTGTTGgggcttttttccctctttttcatgGTACAATTATTATCATATAGCAcaattgcttcttcttctttgtttagTAGAGCCATGGCATGATCATAATTTGGAATTTTTccacaaaaatcaataaacagtTCATAttcttttgaggaggaaaaggctCCTGCAATAAGAGATCTGTTTggggatatgttgaatttgagatgcctctgAAACAAGAGGTTGGAAATGTCAAAAAGGTATTTGGAGCTGCTGGACTGGAGTTTAGGAGAGGGCAAGGGctagatatgtatatatctgtgagCCATTTGCAAAGACATAATTAAACTCAGGAGAGCTAGTgagataaaaaaaaggaagagtacaTAGTGAAAGAAGACTGAGGACAGATATTTGTGGTACATCCCCAGCTAGAGAACAGGACCTGTATGACAAACCAAACAAGATTGAGAAGAAGTAATCAGATCAATAGGAGAACCAAGGAAGAACAGAGTTACAAAGaccaagagaagaaaagataaagaaagtgtCAGCCTTtggagaggtcaaggaggattgAAAAATAAGCAGTGGATTTGGCAGTTACAAGATTACTGGTAACTCACTGCCAGGTTTGTattccaaaaagagagaaaaagacctatttgtacaaatatatatacatatatgtgtgtgtttatatatatatatatatacatatatgtgtgtgtgtgtgtgtatatatgtatatgtgtgtgtgtgtgtgtatatatatatatatcagctcttttgtagtggttaagaattggaaatcaaaggaatgcccatcagttggggaatggctaaacaagctgtggtgtatgattgtaatagattattgtgctataagaaatgacaagcaaaatgatttcagaaaagcctggaaagacttatatgaattgatgtatagtgaagtgaacagaaccaggggaacactgtgcacaatgacagcaatattgtttgatgaagaactgtgaatgacttaactattgtcagcaatacaatgatctaagacaatcccaaagtactaatgatgaagaatactatccacctctaaagaaagaactgatattgactgaacacagattgaaacatactatttttcactttctttttttcttttattcaagttttcttatacaaaatgactaatatggcaatgttttacataaatgcacattcataatctatatctgattgctcactgcctcagggagggagaggcaagtgaaggaaggagggattaaatttgaaactcaaaactttaaataaaaatgattattatttttaaaataaaacaaaagtaatgCAGCAGGAAAAAAAGATTACTGCTAACTCAGTAAAGAACACTTTGAATTGAGTGATGAAGTCTAAAGCCAATAAACATTGAGAAGCCAGTAAGGAGAGAGGAGGTGAAAGCAATGAGTGCAAGCaaatttttctaggagtttgtctATGAAAGGAAAGACGTAGGGTGATAGCTTGAGATGatagtagtattttatttgtaggtaataaggaaaaaacaagaaaataatcaaagagtaaaggagagagagagagagagagattgagtgcTCAAAATAGTAAAAGGACATTTCATTGccagggaaataaaaggaattgctCCAGGCAAAGTATAATATGAgcactgagtttgaatcccagacCTCTCACTTATTCACTCCATGTCCTTAGCTAATTCATTTAACATCTGAGCCTcaggtcatctataaaatgagaaagatggaCTAGATAAGTTCtaatattcctttcagctttaaatcttatgatcctgAAACAACAACTTCCAAGGTCACCTGGGACCATAGGGAAGATGCCAAAAGATGACCTTCATCCCAGAACAATTTTATTCCTGATGTGGTATCAGGTAGCTATGGACACACAGCTGAGGATGCCCACAGCCAGTAGAAGCCTCCAGAAACTCAGCTAATGTTCTCCTAGCACCTTACTCCCCGGTCTCTCTGGAACTTCTTCCTGTTCAAGGTTTATTTCCAAAATTGCCAATTAAGGAGGTTCATTAATAACATCCAAAAATGATTCCCAAAGGCACCTTTTGACTGTTTCACCCAAATGATCCCCTAGTGCCCATACAGAAGAGAGCATATAAAACCCGAGTGATTCTAATTAGTGTAGGAGCTTACAAGACCCCTTGAGGCCTCCAAAGGTCATCAGCATCTATCTTTTTGGAGCATACTCTGACCTTAgtcccatttcttcctttctgactGCATCTACTTGTCCACTTGCATAAAAAGATAAGGCCAGCTCTCTCACAGTCTTTAACTCATTTGGAAGTTGAATTAATGCAAATAATAGAAATGAGATAAATGCCCACAAAGTTGTCATGGGTCTAGGTGAACTGAGCTCTGTTGCTTCTTTGAAAACCTATTTCTTTTACAGTGATAAAAGTAGCAGGACTTGGTAAAAGGCTAAGAGAAAACATGTTATGTGCAATACTGCTTTGTCACCAATCTATGAACTCTCATCTTTGATTTATCCCTCAGAACACTTAGGATTGAAAACCTCCATTTACTTTCTGGATTTCCAGGTATGTGTGTAAGTCCCATTTTTGCTAGGTCCTCTGAGTTTGTGAAGTTGAACATCCTTTGGGATCACAAGCCAACAAAGCATCTAGGTGATACAGGAGATGGAGggctagacctggagttaggaagacccaaattcaaatctaatctcagacactagctgtgtgatcctgggcaaagtcacttaacccctatctatccttcaatttcctcaattaaaaattaaggataataacagcacttatcacgcagggttgttgtgaggataaaataaaataatattttgttttgcaaACTCCAAATCTCCTGCAACATTCCTGAGTAAggctgaaccaaattaaaatgtaattggaaaatatttgacaaaataaattaaaatataattgaatatagataatgttaatgtgatGTTTTCTAAGTTGATCTATGGCCCATAGGGATCCTTATGCATGCTTTAGaggccttgtttctatttgagtttgacaccactgctttagATCAATGACTAATAAAGTCATggagaaaaaatcagcaaaggaCGTCCCAGGCAATCTTATTTCTAACAAGACCCATATGTGCTTTTGTCCATGGAGATCAGGACAAAAAGAATATGCCAAGTAGATTCTAGAACCCCTTCCTCAAGACATCATCATTCTTCTTAACAAATCTATAATGTCCATATAATGCTTTCCCCAGATTCTAACTTGGGGCAATGTTTCATCCATGAGAAAGGGATCTAGATGATCTAGGAATGAAGGGAAACATTGCAGGGGATTAGGGAAGAAGAGATCCAGGGGAGTGGAAACTTTGAGGTGCTAGAACACTCCTCCTTAGAACTCCTTGGAGTGCCTTACAACAGAAATAAAAACTACTTCTAGAAACCTCCTTTTGTTCCCTAGGAAGGCACCTTCCCAATTAGTGGCACAACCACATCAAAGGGGGAAATTACTCTATAGGCTGGAATCACACAAGTTTCAAcccaatatataaaaaaaaagatttactgaTTACTTGAGTTATCTAGTtggctgagtggatagagcactgggtcaggaaaaattaaaatctggcctcagacactcactagctgtgtggccatgggcaagtcacaactctgttTTCCTTGCAAACAGCAAGGTGGATCAAtgggtagagctctgggcctggagtaaggaagatctgagttcaaatacgacctgagacactagctgtttgaccctgggtaggtcactcaacctctgttttctttaatccactagagaaggaaatggcaaactactctagtatctttgccaagaaaaacccaatggACAGTACTGGCACTGTGTcataaagagtctgacatgactaattgactaaacaacaacagagtTATCCAAAAGTAGACTAGACAGTCTCAGGTTAGTAGTTTCAAATCAAAGGAGATTTTTAAGTAGatgctggatgatcacttgtcaatCGCTTGTTCAAGGGAGTCTTGGTCAAGTATTGGTGGGACTAAGTTGCTCTAGAGATTATCTCCCAATTCTAAAACTGAAATCCTCTAAAAAAAGATCCTGAAGTCAACCAACAAACTAAGGAGTAGTTACAGATGATTATTTGCCAGTGATTTACCTCTAGCCATGCACAAGGAAAAACCAACTGTCCTAATGCACACCTTCCCAAATCCCTGCAAACATACAGGGAAATAGCACTATGCAGGTCACCCTGGCAGTGTTCTTGGGAGGAGAGctggagagatgggagagataaCTATGTGCCCCCACCACCACTAATACTTTACTCATATTCTGTTTTGGAGGTGTTCCTTCTGTCTTCCAGAGAAGGGCAAAGAAGAAATGATAGGCTATGACAAGTGGAACATGggaaattttcatatatatatatatatatatatatatgtatgtatgtatgtatacacatacacacacatccagaGATGTGTTGTGAGCCAGGTGAAACCAGCTTACAAGAGGTAATTATCAGTTTGAACACATACACCTCAGAAATAGGTAAATGCCACAAATCAGAGCTTAGTTTATTATTCTCTTGATATCTAGACTTGAGAGTGATGAAGAAATGTTAATAAGTATATTAAAGTGAAAAGTGTGTCATGAATGAATTTTTCTTCAAAGAGCCAGATGTTAAACACATACCGGCACACTCCTGTATATAGATATGTGCggtatgtcccaaaagtctcagtccatatttaagctttaatagctttcaACTGCTCTAAGATTTTGGTGATACcctgaatatacatacatatatacacatatatatatatgtttatatatacatatattagataattatatatgtgtatatatatatatatgtttattctcacacacaccccataatcgggaggggaagaagacaaagagaaagatatgactgcataaatgaatgaatgagaatgaaaataGGAAACGGGTAACACAAAAGTCAAATGGGGGTATTATACATACAATGGaaaaaatcaaagaatctcaCTAAGTTGCAAGGGATTTCAAAGGCCACCTGATACAACTCCTATCCAAACAAAAGTGTCCCTTTATAACATGcccaacaagtggtcacccagcctTCACAAAAGGCTCTTCCATGAGAAAGAATGTACAGCCTCCTGAGATACCTCATCCTCCTTCTGGCCTACAGTAGGAAGACTATCCTTATGTTTATACTAAATCATCCCTTTTGTAAGTTCCACACATTGGTCTGCCCACTGAGGGGGTGAGAGAAGGGAGCTATTCTTTACCTCTAGTCCAGGAACTtgttccatatatgtgtgtatgtatgtagctaGGATAACCATGTTTCAGTGTAGTTGATTTCCTGACCTCATCTGTCTTCCCCAAGAAATAACTTCAAATACTCAAAGACAGTTTCACAATGCCCCAAGTGTCCTTACACTAACCATCCCCAATCTCCCATTTACTTAACCAATCCTACTTTGCCCTTGTCTCTCAGACCTCACTATCTGAGTTATCCTTCTCTAGCTGTCATTCAGTTTACAAATGTCCTTCTCAAAATGATTGATGGGGAGAGGATGGCATAGGGAGACcatgaaaaaagactttcaggatGACCTGTGCTGTACATGAAAAGAGAACTTAGGAAGAACCAACCAGATAgcctgacatttattagctgaatGACtgataaagtcacttaaccttgggggcagctaggtggtgcaatggataaagcactggcccaggattcaggaggacctaacttcaaatgtgacctcagacactagacacttactagctgtgtgaccctgggcaagtcacttaacccccattgccctgccccgcccccaaaaaatgtcacttaatctctgtcttcttcagtttcctcaactataaaattgggataataataacacctaactcctAGGAGTATCTAAGtttcaagtgagataatacttttaaagcaCTGAGTacaatgcctagaatatagtaggcactatataatgCTAGTTGTGAGCATTATTATAAGCATTATTATTCTCATCATAATTATTAGCTGATTCCACTGGTTATCCCATCCTAACTACTGATTTCTCTCCTTCTTGTCCTCAGATTCAACCACAGTCACAATGAAAAATCTCACTACATTTACTGATTTCATTCTTCTTGGACTGACAGATGCACCTGAATTCCAAGTtgtgctttttctctttctctttcttatctaTATGTTCAGTGTCATCAGCAACCTGACCATTATCACTCTCACTCTATTGAACTCCCACCTCCAGACACCCATGTATTTCTTCCTTCGCAATTTTTCCATCTTAGAAATTTTCTTCACATCTGTTTTTACTCCCAGAATCCTACTGAGCATCTCAACAGGGAACAAAGCCATCAGCTTTGTTGGCTGCTTCCTTCAGTACTTTTTTGCCATATTTCTGGGGGCCACAGAGTTTTACCTTCTGGCAGCCATGTCCTATGACCGCTATGTTGCCATCAAAAAACCCCTGCATTACACAACCATCATGAGCAGCAGAGTCTGCATCCTGCTTCTCTTCTGCTCTTGGTTGGCTGGGTTCCTGATTGCTGCCCCAGCAGTCCTAATGGCAAGTTTCCTGGACTTCTGCTCAAGCAATATAATAAATCATTATTACTGTGATACTACTCCCCTTCTGAAGCTCTCCTGCTCAGACACAGGCCTGGTGGAGCTGGTTGATTCTCTCTTAGCCACAGTGACACTGATGGCCACCTTAGGGTTGGTGATTGTCTCCTACTCAAACATTATCCAGACAATTCTCAGATTTCCTTCTGCCCAGCAAAGGAAAAAGGCCTTTTCTACCTGTTCTTCCCACATgattgtcatttccctctcctaCGGCAGTTGTATCTTCATGTACATTAAACCCTCAGCAAAGGAAGATTTCACCTTTCATAAGGAGGTAAGTATGTTTCCAACCTCAATCACCCCCCTGCTGAACCCTTTCATTTACACCCTAAGGAACAAACAAGTCATTCAAGCCTTCAAGGACTTGGTTCAAAAGATCATGAATCATTAATGTGATAAACAATTCAAGCCTTcatgaaaaagtaaaagaaaaaaaggtaaatgaagTATCAGATGTCccaaagttctctctctctgactaattcaatgaaatttttaagggcctactatatgtaaagtattgtggtaggtgctgaggatacaaatacgaaaagctctctcaagaagcttacattgtgCTGGGGAAATACTTATACCTAGATaactaaatatataatataatcaaacatattcaaaataatttcaagagagaATATTAAAAACAGAGATGTGCTGTGCATAAGAAAAATGGACTTCTAAGACAAATTGGTGAAacctcacaccaatcagattggctaatatggaaaatgacaaatgtttgaggggatatgggaaaatcgGGAcgttaatgcactgttggtagaattgtgaactgatccaaccattttggagaacaagtTGGGACTTTGcctaaagggctatcaaactatacattccctttgacccagcaataccactactagatctgtatcccagagacataaaaaagagcaaaaggacctgtatgtactAAAATACttgtaacagctctttttgtggtggcaaaaaattgcaaatcaaggggatgtccatcaattggggaatggctgaacaagatgtgatATGTAATTGTGaaggtattgtgctataagaaatgacaagcaggatgctttcagaaaaacctgggaagtcttaCATAAACTCATACAaagcgaaatgagcagaactgtaAGAACATTGTATGTagcaataacaatattgtaataatgatcaactgtgaatgatttagatattctcaacaatacaaagatccaagataattccaaaagacttatgatgaaaaatattatccacctTCAGAAAAATAACTAATGGAGTCTGAGAACAGATTAAAGCAAacaattttttactttatttttttcaggttttttgctctatgttttctttcacaacataacttacagaaatatgttttgcatgactgtatttgtataatctatataaaattactTGCCATCTCAGTAAAAGGGAAGGTGggaagatgaaaggaagggaggagggagagaatttggaattcaaatttttttaaatgaatgtaaaattgtttttacatgtaattagaaaaataaaatatttttaataccatTTAAAATGATGAATGGTGAGAGAAGgatacattccagacatgggggaacCCATATGCAAAAGTACAAAAGGAGAAAATGCAATGTCATATACTAATTATAATGCCAATTTACCTAGAAAATAAAGTACAAGTAATATGACATATagtaaaactggaaaggtaggcaaGAGGCAGATTAAGAGGATTCAGATGCTAGGCTGAGGATTTTGTACCTTATCCTAGAAGCACCAAGAAGTCAATGAAGGTGTTTGAGCAAAGGAGTTCCTATGTATGGTTGGATCTGTGTTTTTTGCACTTCAAATTGGCAGCTATAGGAGCATGGATTGGTGAGGGAAGAGGCTGGCAGCAACAGTCCAAACTGGAAAGGATAAGCACCTGAACTGGGACAGGGAATTTGTGAGTAGAGAAAATAAGATGGATATGAGTTAGGTTGTATAGATAGAATCAAGAAAACTTGGGAAATGGGGTAAGATTGAGGGAAGatggatgactccaaggttgtaaACTGAAATGACAGGAGATCTTTCAACAGAAAGTGGAAAGGGGCTAGCTTGGACAAGGGGCGTGCATCATGGAATAATATATAATGTAGCTATTTGGACACAATGAATTTGAGATGCTTGTGTGACATCCAAGTGAATACATATGACTCATGTAAGACTAGGATTCAGGGTACAGAATAGAGCTAGATGTTTAGATTTGGAAACCACATGctcagagatgataattgagtcCATGGGAGATAATAAGATCATCACTAAAGTGAGTATAGAAAGGAGAAGAGGCCTTAGGACAGAACCTTAGAGGGCACTAATATTTAGTGGACAAGAAAAGCAAGCCTGAGTAGCCATGGTCAGAGAGGGATGAGGAGAAGCCAAAGAACACAAAGATCATGAAAACCAGTGAGGGGAGACTTTCCAGGGGTGGTTGATGGTCTCATTATCATTGAAGCATCCAAGTAGAATGGTGACtgggaaaaggccattggattttacagttaagaaaacctTGGTCACACTGGGTTGAGCATTTGTGGTTGAGAGATAGGGTCAAAACCAAGCTGTGAGATATTGAAAAGTATTGAAAAGAGGGTGGAGGCagcaatatatataatataatatatataatatatacatggagagagagagagagagaaccttttTTAGGAATTTTGCCAATGAAAAGAAGACAGTAAAGAAAAATAGGTTGATGGAATGACAGTAGCAAATAAAGGTCTTTTCAGAATGAAGGGGCTTGGGTATATTTGCAAATGTCAAGGAAGGATCTCATAGACAAGCAGAGTTTGACAGTAAGAGTGTAACAGctggggcagtcaggtggtgcagtgggtaaagcactggccttggattcaggaggacctgagttcaaatctggcctcagacacttgacacttacttagctgtgtgaccctgtacaagtcacttaaccctcattgccccacccaaaaaaaaaaagagtgtaataGTCTTTGTCAAGAGGTTTGACAAAACCTCTGAGATTTGTAATTCTTCTCATTGGAAGAAGAGCAGAAAACTAATGAGATGTCAGTCCTCAGATGGGTGGGAAAATGGAGGTTTTTTCACATATAAGGTATCATGGGAGTTTGGAACTTTCAAAGAGAAGGAGTAGAGAAAGGTATCATTCCCTGCCATCAGCACCACCATGGCAACAGCCACTGACTGGAATGTCTGCAGTTCCCTTCTTCAAGAACATGATGGATGATGAACTAACTACATGGAAAAGCAGAGAGGTATACAACTGTAATTTTATCACAAGCCCTCATTACAGTAACAGGAGaactaagaaaaacaaagcaagtcaggaagactgggtcTTTCCAACCCAGCCCCAGACTTACTTCTGTTTAATTatgttttcttataattttagAGAATACATTTGTCTTGTTTAATATCCTCATAAAATATTCTCATATTCTCTACAGTCAACATTGTCCTTTGCTTATCAGAGCCAAACAGGAGAGTGATCTTTCCTAAACTGGGAGCTCACCCACCAGGCAGGCTACATCTTACTTAAGGTTCTAGTACAAAAGAGGAATTTGAGAATATTTCTCTCCTTTCGTCAGCTTGAGCCTTCACTGACTATTTTACTTAACTTGTGAAGGGGGCAAATACTAACCTCCCAGTTCCATTTAATATCAATTGTTTTTTACAAAGTGATATTTACTTCATAGATACAGAAAAACATTTCCCACAACACCTTAGGGCATATCACTCCTATGCCACCTCCATCTCATAGGAAGAAGACTAGGCTCAAAATTTTGCTAATTTCCTACATAGCTTTGGTCCCACAAAGTTCATGTCTAAAGGTAGCATAGCTACCAAATGAGTCCTTCCACTGGGCTGGATCCTGAAAGTCATTCCCAAAGATTACACCTTGCTTCTCAGAGCTTCTATGCCCTGCTACCTATAAAACCCAATCTGGATCCCAACTCCCAAATTCTTGTGCCAAGGTTGGGGACTCCTCTCCCTTTACCAGGCACCAAAGGAGTTACTGAGATT
It encodes the following:
- the LOC122729828 gene encoding olfactory receptor 2AP1-like, producing the protein MKNLTTFTDFILLGLTDAPEFQVVLFLFLFLIYMFSVISNLTIITLTLLNSHLQTPMYFFLRNFSILEIFFTSVFTPRILLSISTGNKAISFVGCFLQYFFAIFLGATEFYLLAAMSYDRYVAIKKPLHYTTIMSSRVCILLLFCSWLAGFLIAAPAVLMASFLDFCSSNIINHYYCDTTPLLKLSCSDTGLVELVDSLLATVTLMATLGLVIVSYSNIIQTILRFPSAQQRKKAFSTCSSHMIVISLSYGSCIFMYIKPSAKEDFTFHKEVSMFPTSITPLLNPFIYTLRNKQVIQAFKDLVQKIMNH